Proteins co-encoded in one Zalophus californianus isolate mZalCal1 chromosome 9, mZalCal1.pri.v2, whole genome shotgun sequence genomic window:
- the DYRK2 gene encoding dual specificity tyrosine-phosphorylation-regulated kinase 2 isoform X2: MNDHLHVGSHGHGQIQVQQLFEDNSNKRTVLTTQPNGLTTVGKAGLPVVPERQLESIHRRQGSSTSLKSMEGLGKAKATPLTPEQAMKQYMQKLTTFEHHEIFSYPEIYFLGPNAKKRQGMTGGPNNGGYDDDQGSYVQVPHDHVAYRYEVLKVIGKGSFGQVVKAYDHKVHQHVALKMVRNEKRFHRQAAEEIRILEHLRKQDKDNTMNVIHMLENFTFRNHICMTFELLSMNLYELIKKNKFQGFSLPLVRKFAHSILQCLDALHKNRIIHCDLKPENILLKQQGRSGIKVIDFGSSCYEHQRVYTYIQSRFYRAPEVILGARYGMPIDMWSLGCILAELLTGYPLLPGEDEGDQLACMIELLGMPSQKLLDASKRAKNFVSSKGYPRYCTVTTLSDGSVVLNGGRSRRGKLRGPPESREWGNALKGCDDPLFLDFLKQCLEWDPAVRMTPGQALRHPWLRRRLPKPPTGEKTSVKRITESTGAITSISKLPPPSSSASKLRTNLAQMTDANGNIQQRTVLPKLVS, encoded by the coding sequence ATGAATGATCACTTACACGTCGGCAGCCACGGCCACGGACAGATCCAGGTTCAGCAGCTGTTCGAGGATAACAGTAACAAGCGGACAGTGCTCACGACACAACCCAATGGGCTCACCACGGTGGGGAAGGCGGGCTTGCCGGTGGTGCCTGAGCGGCAGCTGGAGAGCATCCACAGACGGCAGGGCAGCTCCACGTCTCTGAAGTCTATGGAAGGCCTGGGGAAGGCGAAAGCCACCCCCCTGACCCCTGAACAAGCAATGAAGCAATACATGCAAAAACTAACCACCTTCGAGCACCATGAGATTTTCAGCTACCCTGAAATCTATTTCTTGGGTCCAAATGCAAAGAAGCGCCAGGGCATGACGGGCGGGCCCAACAACGGGGGCTATGACGACGACCAGGGATCCTACGTGCAGGTGCCCCATGATCACGTGGCTTACAGGTACGAGGTCCTCAAGGTCATCGGGAAGGGAAGCTTCGGGCAGGTGGTCAAGGCCTACGACCACAAAGTCCACCAGCACGTGGCCCTGAAGATGGTGCGGAATGAGAAGCGGTTCCACCGGCAGGCGGCGGAGGAGATCCGAATCCTGGAGCACCTGCGCAAGCAAGACAAGGACAACACCATGAACGTCATCCACATGCTGGAGAACTTCACCTTCCGGAATCACATCTGCATGACGTTCGAGCTGCTGAGCATGAACCTGTACGAGCTCATCAAGAAGAACAAGTTCCAGGGCTTCAGCCTGCCTTTGGTTCGCAAGTTTGCCCACTCGATTCTGCAGTGCTTGGATGCTTTGCACAAGAACAGAATCATTCACTGTGACCTTAAGCCCGAGAACATTCTATTAAAGCAGCAGGGTAGAAGCGGTATTAAAGTGATCGATTTCGGCTCCAGTTGTTACGAGCATCAGCGTGTCTACACATACATTCAGTCCCGTTTTTACCGGGCTCCGGAAGTGATCCTTGGCGCCAGATACGGCATGCCCATCGACATGTGGAGCCTGGGTTGCATTTTAGCAGAGCTCCTGACTGGTTACCCCCTCTTGCCTGGGGAAGATGAAGGGGACCAGCTGGCTTGTATGATTGAACTCTTGGGCATGCCCTCCCAGAAACTGCTGGATGCGTCCAAACGAGCCAAAAATTTTGTGAGCTCCAAGGGTTATCCCCGTTACTGCACTGTCACGACTCTGTCAGACGGCTCTGTGGTTCTCAACGGGGGCCGTTCCCGGCGGGGGAAACTGAGGGGCCCACCCgagagcagggagtgggggaatgCACTGAAGGGGTGTGACGATCCCCTTTTCCTTGACTTCTTAAAACAGTGTTTAGAATGGGATCCTGCGGTTCGCATGACCCCTGGCCAGGCTTTACGGCATCCCTGGCTGAGGAGGCGGTTGCCAAAGCCTCCGACGGGGGAGAAGACGTCCGTGAAGAGGATAACCGAGAGCACTGGTGCTATCACATCCATCTCCAAGTTACCTCCGCCTTCCAGCTCGGCTTCCAAACTGAGGACTAATTTGGCACAGATGACAGATGCCAATGGGAATATTCAGCAGAGGACAGTGTTGCCAAAACTCGTTAGCTGA
- the DYRK2 gene encoding dual specificity tyrosine-phosphorylation-regulated kinase 2 isoform X1, with the protein MLTRKPSAAAPAAYPTGRGGDSAVRQLQASPGLGAGAPRSGVGTGPPSPIGLPPLRASNAAAAAHTIGGSKHTMNDHLHVGSHGHGQIQVQQLFEDNSNKRTVLTTQPNGLTTVGKAGLPVVPERQLESIHRRQGSSTSLKSMEGLGKAKATPLTPEQAMKQYMQKLTTFEHHEIFSYPEIYFLGPNAKKRQGMTGGPNNGGYDDDQGSYVQVPHDHVAYRYEVLKVIGKGSFGQVVKAYDHKVHQHVALKMVRNEKRFHRQAAEEIRILEHLRKQDKDNTMNVIHMLENFTFRNHICMTFELLSMNLYELIKKNKFQGFSLPLVRKFAHSILQCLDALHKNRIIHCDLKPENILLKQQGRSGIKVIDFGSSCYEHQRVYTYIQSRFYRAPEVILGARYGMPIDMWSLGCILAELLTGYPLLPGEDEGDQLACMIELLGMPSQKLLDASKRAKNFVSSKGYPRYCTVTTLSDGSVVLNGGRSRRGKLRGPPESREWGNALKGCDDPLFLDFLKQCLEWDPAVRMTPGQALRHPWLRRRLPKPPTGEKTSVKRITESTGAITSISKLPPPSSSASKLRTNLAQMTDANGNIQQRTVLPKLVS; encoded by the exons ATGTTAACCAGGAAACCTTCGGCCGCCGCTCCCGCCGCCTACCCGACCG GCCGAGGAGGGGACAGCGCCGTTCGTCAGCTTCAGGCTTCCCCGGGGCTCGGTGCGGGGGCTCCCCGGAGCGGAGTGGGGACCGGCCCGCCCTCCCCGATCGGCCTGCCGCCTCTCCGGGCCAGCAACGCTGCCGCCGCAGCCCACACG ATTGGCGGCAGTAAGCACACAATGAATGATCACTTACACGTCGGCAGCCACGGCCACGGACAGATCCAGGTTCAGCAGCTGTTCGAGGATAACAGTAACAAGCGGACAGTGCTCACGACACAACCCAATGGGCTCACCACGGTGGGGAAGGCGGGCTTGCCGGTGGTGCCTGAGCGGCAGCTGGAGAGCATCCACAGACGGCAGGGCAGCTCCACGTCTCTGAAGTCTATGGAAGGCCTGGGGAAGGCGAAAGCCACCCCCCTGACCCCTGAACAAGCAATGAAGCAATACATGCAAAAACTAACCACCTTCGAGCACCATGAGATTTTCAGCTACCCTGAAATCTATTTCTTGGGTCCAAATGCAAAGAAGCGCCAGGGCATGACGGGCGGGCCCAACAACGGGGGCTATGACGACGACCAGGGATCCTACGTGCAGGTGCCCCATGATCACGTGGCTTACAGGTACGAGGTCCTCAAGGTCATCGGGAAGGGAAGCTTCGGGCAGGTGGTCAAGGCCTACGACCACAAAGTCCACCAGCACGTGGCCCTGAAGATGGTGCGGAATGAGAAGCGGTTCCACCGGCAGGCGGCGGAGGAGATCCGAATCCTGGAGCACCTGCGCAAGCAAGACAAGGACAACACCATGAACGTCATCCACATGCTGGAGAACTTCACCTTCCGGAATCACATCTGCATGACGTTCGAGCTGCTGAGCATGAACCTGTACGAGCTCATCAAGAAGAACAAGTTCCAGGGCTTCAGCCTGCCTTTGGTTCGCAAGTTTGCCCACTCGATTCTGCAGTGCTTGGATGCTTTGCACAAGAACAGAATCATTCACTGTGACCTTAAGCCCGAGAACATTCTATTAAAGCAGCAGGGTAGAAGCGGTATTAAAGTGATCGATTTCGGCTCCAGTTGTTACGAGCATCAGCGTGTCTACACATACATTCAGTCCCGTTTTTACCGGGCTCCGGAAGTGATCCTTGGCGCCAGATACGGCATGCCCATCGACATGTGGAGCCTGGGTTGCATTTTAGCAGAGCTCCTGACTGGTTACCCCCTCTTGCCTGGGGAAGATGAAGGGGACCAGCTGGCTTGTATGATTGAACTCTTGGGCATGCCCTCCCAGAAACTGCTGGATGCGTCCAAACGAGCCAAAAATTTTGTGAGCTCCAAGGGTTATCCCCGTTACTGCACTGTCACGACTCTGTCAGACGGCTCTGTGGTTCTCAACGGGGGCCGTTCCCGGCGGGGGAAACTGAGGGGCCCACCCgagagcagggagtgggggaatgCACTGAAGGGGTGTGACGATCCCCTTTTCCTTGACTTCTTAAAACAGTGTTTAGAATGGGATCCTGCGGTTCGCATGACCCCTGGCCAGGCTTTACGGCATCCCTGGCTGAGGAGGCGGTTGCCAAAGCCTCCGACGGGGGAGAAGACGTCCGTGAAGAGGATAACCGAGAGCACTGGTGCTATCACATCCATCTCCAAGTTACCTCCGCCTTCCAGCTCGGCTTCCAAACTGAGGACTAATTTGGCACAGATGACAGATGCCAATGGGAATATTCAGCAGAGGACAGTGTTGCCAAAACTCGTTAGCTGA